The Synergistaceae bacterium genomic interval GGTCTTATAATCAAAAAGGATTACTGGCTTTTTACTATGACGAGAGCTCCTGTAAAGCCACATGTAGGACTTTTGAGTGGCTTTTCTACCAGGTTCTTCTAGTACCTCCAGGGTGGTCTCGTCGCCGTGGAGAAGCTCCTGGGTTAGGAGCTCGTCTTTTAGCTCCTTATAGAGCCCCTTAAGTAGACCAGCCCCCTTTATAGTCCAGTTTGATAGGTTTTGTCTGCTAAGATTTATTCCTAGCCTCTTAAACTCCTGCTCCTGCCTGTATAGAGGTAGGGCCAGAGTGTACTTCTGGTTTAGGATGTAGGCCATAAGGCTAGGGGACACAAGGCTCTTAGGAATTAGAGCCTTAGGGGCTGGAGCCTTTTTAATAAAGCCAGATAGACCCTCTTTATCACAAGATCTACAGCTATAAGTGTAGGTGACATGCTCTACCCTCTTAACCTGGGCTGGGATTATCTTTATCTCGGTCCTAATCTCTTTTTTCATGGTGGCCAGCTCACTTCCACACTCGTCGCAGACAGACTCACCTTCATCAATTTTATACTCTATAATCTCTGTCTCTAAGTCCTTAGCAAAGTCTCCACGCCCTGCTCTCTTTTTCTTTTTCTTAGGAGCCTGATCTTCAAAGACCTTATCAGCCTCAGGTTCAAGGCTTATGGGAAGTTTTGTAAGCTCTGCTTCATCAAAAAGATCAAGTAAAGAAATCTGGTCAGCTGCCTGCTTTTCGCTGGAGCTACCAAACTTCTTTTTATTGTGTA includes:
- a CDS encoding IS66 family transposase, coding for HNKKKFGSSSEKQAADQISLLDLFDEAELTKLPISLEPEADKVFEDQAPKKKKKRAGRGDFAKDLETEIIEYKIDEGESVCDECGSELATMKKEIRTEIKIIPAQVKRVEHVTYTYSCRSCDKEGLSGFIKKAPAPKALIPKSLVSPSLMAYILNQKYTLALPLYRQEQEFKRLGINLSRQNLSNWTIKGAGLLKGLYKELKDELLTQELLHGDETTLEVLEEPGRKATQKSYMWLYRSSRHSKKPVILFDYKTSRSGDNAKIFLEGWQGTYLHCDGYAGYKKIEGKKLCGCWAHAKRNFHDAWQANKKNQEAKKCEDYISKLFALEKKADEKGLTNEARLEMRKEESSKLVTNFYDYLEELSVITLPQSLLGKAITYAKNQREYLTTFLEDPRIQLSNNLAEQSIRPFVIGRNNWLFSASPRGASSSALIYSIIQTAIANNLKPYHYLNYIFEEIQLNEELQVVDLLPWSDKIPEECKK